One Desulfonatronum sp. SC1 DNA segment encodes these proteins:
- a CDS encoding ABC transporter substrate-binding protein codes for MLKTLSSLSSRITLSLSTLCLCLGLSLVLTASASAQTPVRFTLDWKFEGPIAPYLLAHARGYFAEEGLNVTIDSGTGSAGAVNRVASGAYDVGFADINAMIEFNVGNPDQALKAVFMIYDHPPFAIFTKKESGIQTPADLAGKTLGAPVFDSPRKTFSAFAAATGLDADAVNWTSMDPPLREPMLLRGQVDAISGFYFTSLLNLENLGIPADDLTVFLYPDYGVNLYGNAIIVSPQLAAQPEVVKGFLRAVVRGWAETLEDPAAAIAYVRQRDGLIDVDLETRRLKLAIETSVATEYAAANGMGDVDDERLAKAIAEVVNAFGLSTTPAPEAVFDRSFLPDQETRSIF; via the coding sequence ATGCTCAAGACCTTGTCCTCGCTGTCTTCCCGCATCACCCTGAGTTTGTCCACGCTGTGCTTATGCCTGGGCCTGTCCCTTGTCCTGACCGCCTCCGCCTCGGCCCAAACCCCGGTCCGCTTCACCCTGGACTGGAAGTTCGAGGGCCCCATCGCGCCTTATCTGCTGGCCCATGCCCGCGGCTACTTCGCCGAGGAAGGGCTGAACGTGACCATCGACTCCGGCACCGGATCGGCCGGGGCCGTGAACCGGGTCGCCTCCGGGGCCTACGACGTCGGCTTCGCGGACATCAACGCCATGATCGAGTTCAACGTGGGCAACCCGGACCAGGCCCTGAAGGCCGTGTTCATGATCTACGATCACCCGCCCTTCGCCATTTTCACGAAAAAGGAAAGCGGCATCCAGACCCCGGCGGACTTGGCAGGCAAGACCCTGGGCGCACCGGTCTTCGACTCCCCGCGCAAGACCTTTTCCGCCTTTGCCGCGGCCACCGGCCTGGACGCCGATGCCGTGAACTGGACCTCCATGGACCCGCCCCTGCGCGAGCCCATGCTCCTGCGCGGCCAGGTGGACGCCATTTCCGGCTTCTATTTCACCAGCCTGCTCAACCTGGAGAACCTGGGCATTCCCGCCGACGACCTGACGGTCTTTCTGTATCCGGACTATGGCGTTAATCTGTACGGCAACGCCATCATCGTCTCCCCGCAACTGGCCGCCCAGCCCGAAGTGGTCAAGGGCTTCCTGCGCGCCGTGGTTCGGGGTTGGGCTGAAACCCTGGAAGATCCAGCAGCGGCCATCGCCTACGTCCGCCAACGGGACGGCCTGATCGACGTGGACCTGGAAACCCGTAGACTGAAGCTGGCCATCGAGACCAGCGTGGCCACGGAATACGCCGCTGCCAACGGCATGGGCGACGTGGACGACGAGCGCCTGGCCAAGGCCATCGCCGAAGTGGTCAACGCCTTTGGTCTCTCCACAACACCCGCTCCGGAAGCTGTTTTCGACCGCTCCTTCCTGCCCGATCAAGAAACCCGGTCCATCTTCTAA
- the xdh gene encoding selenium-dependent xanthine dehydrogenase, which produces MGTAHRALTHCTRAKTFNLLQHTMNFILNNTPTTYDGDPERSLLIWLREDQGLTAAKDGCSGQAACGACLVEVDGRAAFACATPMRKVAGKHVLTLEGFPEDLRRLLGRAFAEKGAVQCGFCTPGFLTRTKLLLEQTAEPSVEEVVKAVRPHLCRCTGYVKIVDAILEAARILRGDVSPRLDADPPVLGTSPVRYGAFERAVGSKLFTDDLRFPGMLHGALHFSAHPRARVVAIDTSMALAAPGVVRVLTSADVPGERSVGMIVPDWPMYVAPDETTRTVADVLACVVAGTREQARAAAALIQVEYEVLEPLTDMERAEQSPIRVHEAGNLLAVKTVRRGGDVDEALRGSAFVVTETFHTAPIEHGFLEPECAVALPDPDTGGIHFYTQGQGIYHDRDDVARVLGLPKDKVRATMVDCGGAFGGKEDLTVQHHAALAALLLTAPVKVKLSRPESLRMHPKRHPMRLAYAAGCDSQGRLTALKARILGDTGAYASVGAAVMARAATHASGAYHVPVVDIESRAVFTNNIPNGAMRGFGVNQAVFAMEAMVERLCKAGGFDPWQFRYDNALDQGRMVATGQVLGPGIGLRACLETLREPWERVKKSGRAGLSCGIKNCGIGNGLVEECVALVEIHEGGRLVLHHGWSEMGQGIHTVAAQFLAEVLGIDDLSKIAVDSDTRHGAVAGATTASRGTFQLGRAVLDAAEKIKADMATAGGLEALAGRTYEGRYLCTDTAPGGEPGTFRSHVAYSFAAHLVLLDAHGKVQEVVAAHDAGTMVNRRMLEGQIEGGVLMGMGAALSERLRLEGGRLTSDKFRDVGLLRADVMPKITVVAVDNADPEGPRGAKGVGEIGSIPTAPAIAAAYYRYDGLPRRTLPLEPLGEPVGVTAQDSEGDTAWSCY; this is translated from the coding sequence ATGGGCACGGCGCACCGGGCCCTGACACATTGCACCCGCGCTAAAACCTTCAACCTCTTGCAGCACACCATGAACTTCATCCTCAACAACACCCCCACGACCTACGACGGCGACCCGGAACGCTCCCTGCTCATCTGGCTGCGGGAGGACCAGGGGCTGACCGCGGCCAAGGACGGCTGTTCCGGTCAGGCGGCCTGCGGGGCCTGCCTGGTGGAGGTGGACGGGCGGGCCGCCTTTGCCTGCGCCACGCCCATGCGCAAGGTGGCGGGCAAGCACGTCCTGACCCTGGAGGGTTTTCCGGAAGACCTGCGCCGCCTCCTGGGCCGGGCCTTTGCCGAAAAGGGCGCGGTGCAGTGCGGCTTCTGCACGCCGGGTTTTCTGACCCGGACCAAGCTTTTGCTGGAGCAAACCGCCGAACCCTCCGTCGAAGAAGTGGTCAAGGCCGTGCGGCCGCATCTGTGCCGGTGCACCGGGTACGTGAAGATCGTGGACGCCATTTTGGAGGCTGCCCGCATTCTTCGTGGCGATGTCTCCCCGCGTTTGGATGCCGACCCGCCGGTGCTCGGCACCAGTCCCGTCCGCTACGGGGCCTTTGAGCGGGCCGTGGGCAGTAAACTGTTTACCGACGACCTCCGCTTTCCGGGCATGCTCCACGGCGCGCTGCATTTCAGCGCCCATCCCCGGGCCCGGGTCGTGGCCATCGACACCAGCATGGCCCTGGCCGCGCCGGGCGTGGTCCGCGTGCTCACTTCGGCGGATGTGCCCGGAGAGCGCAGCGTTGGCATGATCGTCCCGGACTGGCCCATGTACGTGGCCCCGGACGAAACCACCCGCACCGTGGCCGACGTGCTGGCCTGCGTGGTGGCCGGGACCAGGGAGCAGGCCCGGGCCGCGGCCGCGTTGATTCAGGTGGAGTATGAAGTCCTGGAACCGTTGACCGACATGGAACGGGCTGAACAGAGTCCGATCCGGGTTCACGAGGCCGGGAACCTGCTGGCCGTGAAGACCGTGCGCCGGGGCGGGGACGTGGACGAGGCCTTGCGCGGCTCCGCCTTCGTGGTCACGGAGACCTTCCACACCGCGCCCATTGAACACGGCTTCCTGGAACCCGAATGCGCCGTGGCCCTGCCGGACCCGGACACCGGCGGAATCCACTTTTACACCCAGGGCCAGGGCATCTACCACGACCGGGACGACGTGGCCCGGGTTCTGGGCCTGCCCAAGGACAAAGTCCGAGCGACCATGGTGGATTGCGGCGGGGCTTTTGGCGGCAAGGAGGATCTGACCGTGCAGCACCATGCGGCCCTGGCCGCGCTGCTGCTTACGGCTCCGGTGAAGGTCAAGCTCTCCCGGCCCGAGTCCCTGCGCATGCACCCCAAGCGCCACCCCATGCGCCTGGCCTATGCCGCGGGCTGCGATTCCCAGGGCCGACTTACGGCTCTCAAGGCGCGCATCCTGGGGGATACCGGAGCCTACGCCTCGGTGGGCGCGGCGGTCATGGCTCGGGCCGCCACTCATGCCAGCGGGGCCTACCACGTCCCGGTGGTGGACATCGAATCCCGGGCCGTGTTCACCAACAACATTCCCAACGGGGCCATGCGCGGCTTCGGCGTGAACCAGGCCGTCTTCGCCATGGAGGCCATGGTGGAACGGCTGTGCAAGGCCGGCGGATTCGATCCCTGGCAATTTCGGTACGACAACGCCCTGGACCAGGGCCGGATGGTGGCCACGGGCCAGGTGCTGGGACCGGGCATCGGTCTGCGGGCCTGCCTGGAAACCCTGCGCGAGCCCTGGGAGCGGGTCAAAAAATCCGGCAGGGCCGGCCTGTCCTGCGGAATCAAGAACTGCGGCATCGGCAACGGCTTGGTTGAAGAATGCGTGGCCCTGGTGGAAATCCACGAGGGCGGCCGACTGGTTCTGCACCACGGCTGGTCTGAAATGGGCCAGGGCATCCACACCGTGGCCGCCCAGTTCCTGGCCGAGGTTCTGGGCATCGACGATCTGTCAAAAATCGCGGTGGACTCGGACACCCGCCACGGAGCCGTGGCCGGAGCGACCACGGCCAGCCGGGGCACCTTTCAGCTTGGCCGGGCCGTGTTGGACGCCGCGGAAAAGATCAAGGCCGACATGGCCACGGCGGGCGGACTGGAGGCCTTGGCCGGGCGGACCTACGAAGGCCGCTACCTGTGCACGGACACCGCCCCGGGCGGCGAGCCGGGCACGTTTCGCAGCCACGTGGCCTACAGCTTCGCGGCCCATCTGGTGCTCCTGGACGCCCACGGCAAAGTCCAGGAAGTAGTGGCGGCCCACGACGCCGGAACCATGGTCAACCGCCGGATGCTGGAAGGCCAGATCGAAGGCGGGGTGCTCATGGGCATGGGCGCGGCCCTTTCGGAACGGCTCCGCCTGGAGGGGGGGCGTCTGACCTCGGACAAATTCCGGGACGTGGGGCTGCTACGCGCCGACGTCATGCCCAAGATCACGGTCGTCGCCGTGGACAACGCGGACCCGGAAGGCCCCCGCGGGGCCAAGGGCGTGGGTGAGATCGGCTCCATTCCCACGGCCCCGGCCATTGCCGCGGCCTATTACCGCTACGACGGCCTGCCCCGCCGAACCCTGCCTCTGGAGCCCCTGGGAGAACCAGTCGGCGTAACCGCACAGGATAGCGAAGGAGACACCGCATGGAGCTGCTACTGA
- a CDS encoding ABC transporter permease, whose amino-acid sequence MSPLRKNLERYSPVIVTVAMFVAWEAVSRLAKIPSYILPPPSEAVMAGYEFAGPISKHALQTLYTTLAGFGLAVVFGMLVGVIIGSSKLLYRAFYPILIGFNSVPKVALVPLLVIWFGIGTVPAIITAFLISFFPVVVNVATGLATIEPELEDVLRVLGASRLTILLKVGIPNSMPYFFASLKIAVTLAFVGSVISETVASNEGIGYLMMSASARFNVPLVFAGLIVIAAMGIGMYAIFAALEKRTTGWAFRS is encoded by the coding sequence ATGTCCCCACTGCGTAAGAACCTGGAGCGCTACTCCCCGGTGATCGTCACCGTGGCCATGTTCGTGGCTTGGGAAGCCGTCTCCCGGCTGGCCAAAATCCCCAGCTACATCCTGCCGCCGCCCAGCGAGGCCGTGATGGCCGGATACGAGTTCGCCGGCCCCATCAGCAAGCACGCCTTGCAGACCCTCTACACCACCCTGGCCGGATTCGGGCTGGCCGTGGTCTTCGGCATGCTCGTGGGCGTGATCATCGGCTCGTCCAAACTGCTCTACCGGGCCTTTTACCCGATCCTGATCGGCTTTAATTCCGTGCCCAAGGTGGCCTTGGTGCCCCTGCTGGTGATCTGGTTCGGGATCGGCACGGTCCCGGCGATCATCACCGCGTTTTTGATCTCCTTCTTTCCCGTGGTGGTCAACGTGGCCACCGGCCTGGCCACCATCGAGCCGGAGTTGGAGGACGTGCTCCGGGTCCTGGGCGCGTCCAGGCTCACCATTCTGCTCAAGGTGGGCATCCCCAATTCCATGCCTTATTTCTTCGCCTCCTTGAAAATCGCCGTGACCCTGGCCTTTGTCGGCTCGGTAATCTCCGAAACCGTGGCCTCCAACGAGGGCATCGGCTACCTGATGATGTCCGCCAGCGCCCGGTTCAACGTGCCCCTGGTCTTTGCCGGACTGATCGTCATCGCGGCCATGGGCATCGGCATGTACGCCATCTTCGCGGCCCTGGAAAAGCGGACCACGGGTTGGGCCTTCCGAAGCTAA
- the thrC gene encoding threonine synthase encodes MTTGHAVTPPFPQGPFVTHAVCQICGRTVAPNDMGYVCPDHAGDLKDEGILDLRYDYQAARSAFTPEALARGPETLWRYRSLLPLPLDAETPPLTVGWTPLYESPRLARLLGVARVLIKDETRQPTASLKDRASALAVAQAKSMGLTTVACASTGNAAAALAGMAASMDLECVIFVPASAPQAKVAQLLAFGARVFTVQGSYDDAFDLCMAACQVRPWYNRNTAYNPFMTEGKKTAAFEIAEQSGWEVPDRVFVGVGDGCIIGGLHKGFADLKALGLTTRLPRLMGVQAAGSDYLHQAWHNNEDTLTKPAIPAHTVADSISAGLPRDRLKALAAVRETHGAFIKVDDPTILHAIPTLAQNTGVFAEPAGAAALAGALTAAQAGNLSPEDTICLLITGSGLKDVASAIQACSDQNLTPTPVSVGRRGLDQVLDVLTAR; translated from the coding sequence ATGACCACGGGCCACGCCGTAACGCCGCCCTTTCCCCAAGGCCCCTTCGTCACCCACGCCGTCTGCCAAATCTGCGGCAGGACCGTCGCCCCCAATGACATGGGCTACGTCTGCCCGGACCATGCCGGAGACCTCAAGGACGAGGGCATCCTGGACCTGCGCTACGACTACCAGGCGGCCCGATCAGCGTTCACCCCGGAAGCCCTGGCCCGGGGCCCTGAAACCCTATGGCGCTACCGTTCCCTCCTCCCCCTGCCCCTGGACGCCGAAACACCGCCCCTGACCGTCGGCTGGACGCCCCTGTACGAGTCGCCGCGCCTGGCCAGGCTGCTGGGCGTGGCCCGTGTGCTGATCAAGGACGAAACCCGCCAACCCACGGCCTCGCTCAAGGACCGGGCCAGCGCCCTGGCCGTTGCCCAGGCCAAGTCCATGGGCCTGACCACCGTGGCCTGCGCCAGCACGGGCAACGCCGCCGCGGCCCTGGCCGGCATGGCCGCGTCCATGGACCTGGAGTGCGTGATCTTCGTCCCGGCCTCGGCCCCCCAGGCCAAAGTGGCCCAATTGCTGGCCTTCGGAGCCCGGGTCTTCACCGTGCAAGGCAGCTACGACGACGCCTTTGACCTGTGCATGGCCGCCTGCCAGGTCCGCCCCTGGTACAACCGCAACACTGCCTACAACCCCTTCATGACCGAGGGCAAAAAGACGGCGGCCTTCGAGATCGCCGAACAGTCCGGTTGGGAGGTTCCGGACCGGGTCTTCGTGGGCGTGGGCGACGGCTGCATCATCGGCGGCCTGCACAAAGGCTTCGCCGACCTGAAAGCCCTGGGCCTGACCACCCGCCTGCCCCGATTGATGGGCGTCCAGGCCGCTGGCAGCGACTACCTCCACCAAGCCTGGCACAACAACGAAGACACGCTGACCAAACCCGCCATCCCGGCCCACACCGTGGCCGACTCCATCTCCGCCGGCCTGCCCCGCGACCGCCTCAAGGCCCTGGCCGCGGTCCGGGAAACCCACGGCGCGTTCATCAAAGTGGACGACCCAACCATCCTCCACGCCATCCCCACCCTGGCCCAAAACACCGGCGTCTTCGCCGAACCGGCAGGCGCCGCGGCCCTGGCCGGCGCCCTGACCGCGGCCCAAGCCGGAAATCTTTCCCCCGAGGATACCATCTGCCTGCTGATCACCGGCTCCGGCCTCAAAGACGTAGCCTCGGCCATTCAGGCCTGCTCGGACCAGAACCTTACACCGACGCCGGTGTCTGTTGGGCGGAGAGGTCTGGACCAAGTCTTGGATGTATTGACAGCGCGGTAG
- a CDS encoding ABC transporter ATP-binding protein — protein sequence MTSQADHADPHGQTGRAGLFVEIKDVDLAYGEDAESLAVQGLNLDIREGDFVAVVGPSGCGKSTLLKLVTGLMPPTRGAVFVDGNRVNGTLSFVGMAFQNPTLLPWRDTLRNIMLPLEIVEPHRGRLRKEKAAYLERARNLLRTVGLAPYESKQPWELSGGMRQRANLCRALIHDPRLLMLDEPFGALDAFTREELWCVLADLRRAKQLTVALVTHDLREAVFLADTVHVMSSRPGRIVHSRRVDLPGPRTLETCYEPAFVDIVHELRGHIERVRCDGPQGIADVPTA from the coding sequence ATGACATCGCAAGCAGATCACGCGGACCCGCACGGCCAAACCGGCCGTGCGGGCCTGTTCGTTGAAATAAAGGACGTCGACCTGGCCTATGGCGAGGACGCCGAAAGCCTGGCCGTCCAAGGACTGAACCTGGATATCCGCGAAGGGGACTTCGTGGCCGTGGTCGGTCCGTCCGGATGCGGCAAGTCCACCCTGCTCAAGCTGGTCACCGGCCTGATGCCCCCGACCCGGGGCGCGGTCTTCGTGGACGGCAACCGGGTCAACGGCACGCTCTCCTTCGTGGGCATGGCCTTCCAGAACCCCACCCTCCTGCCCTGGCGCGACACCCTGCGCAACATCATGCTCCCCCTGGAAATCGTGGAGCCCCACCGCGGCCGACTGCGCAAGGAAAAGGCCGCCTATCTGGAACGGGCCCGCAACCTGTTGCGGACCGTGGGTTTGGCGCCCTACGAATCCAAGCAACCTTGGGAACTCTCCGGCGGCATGCGCCAGCGGGCCAATCTCTGCCGCGCCCTGATCCACGATCCCCGCCTGCTGATGCTGGACGAGCCTTTCGGGGCCCTGGACGCCTTCACCCGTGAAGAATTGTGGTGCGTGCTGGCCGATCTGCGCCGCGCCAAGCAGCTCACCGTGGCCCTGGTGACCCACGATCTGCGCGAGGCCGTGTTCCTGGCGGACACGGTCCACGTGATGAGCAGCCGTCCCGGACGCATCGTGCACAGCCGCCGCGTGGACCTGCCAGGACCGCGCACCCTGGAAACCTGCTACGAACCGGCCTTCGTGGACATCGTCCACGAGCTGCGCGGCCACATCGAACGCGTGCGCTGCGACGGCCCCCAAGGAATAGCCGATGTCCCCACTGCGTAA
- a CDS encoding pyridoxal-phosphate dependent enzyme codes for MSAAIDLTINEAGLDRAVERARERGVIIPTFAQMRDPQTIPAAMREKLSGLGLWDLDPANLFRITWRNEPTASGGGFGGVNHLVLPPELTGAPCRIVVLTGKWFPTGAHKVGAAFGCLAPRLVTGQFDPSTQKAVWPSTGNYCRGGAYDSALLGCSSIAILPEGMSRERFEWLTTVAGEIIKTPGSESNVKEIFDKCHELRASGDDVVIFNQFDEFGNYLWHHEITGPALEEVMTGLTDKPSRIRGLILATGSGGTLAAGDYLKARFPALKIAACEAGQCPTLLFNGFGEHRIEGIGDKHVPWVHNVKNTDMILAIDDEAPMQLIRLANEEAGREYLTSRGVAPALVEQLDLIGISGWSNIISAAKFAKWFELGPDDVVATVATDSMEMYGSRLEELTAERGPFSSTDAAVAFERYLLGQGLDNLLELNHWDRKRVHNLKYFTWVEQQGKTFEEIQAQWYDENYWTSIPRQLPEIDRLIEAFNERVGLLADMG; via the coding sequence ATGTCCGCGGCCATCGATCTGACCATCAACGAAGCCGGGCTGGACCGGGCCGTGGAGCGGGCCCGGGAGCGCGGCGTCATCATTCCCACCTTTGCCCAGATGCGCGACCCGCAAACCATCCCCGCGGCCATGCGCGAGAAACTGTCCGGCCTCGGCCTCTGGGATCTGGACCCGGCCAACCTGTTCCGGATCACCTGGCGCAACGAGCCCACGGCCTCGGGCGGCGGATTCGGCGGAGTCAACCATCTGGTTCTGCCCCCGGAGCTGACCGGCGCGCCCTGCCGGATCGTGGTCCTCACCGGCAAATGGTTCCCCACGGGCGCGCACAAGGTCGGCGCGGCCTTTGGCTGCCTCGCGCCCCGGCTGGTCACCGGCCAGTTCGATCCCAGCACCCAGAAGGCGGTCTGGCCCTCCACGGGCAACTACTGCCGGGGCGGGGCCTATGATTCGGCCTTGCTGGGCTGCTCCTCCATCGCCATCCTGCCCGAGGGCATGAGCCGGGAGCGCTTCGAATGGCTGACCACGGTGGCCGGAGAGATCATCAAGACGCCGGGTTCGGAATCCAACGTCAAGGAAATTTTCGACAAGTGCCATGAGCTGCGGGCTTCCGGCGACGACGTGGTCATCTTCAACCAGTTCGACGAATTCGGAAACTACCTCTGGCACCACGAGATCACCGGCCCGGCCCTGGAAGAGGTCATGACCGGGCTGACGGACAAGCCCTCCCGGATTCGCGGCCTGATCCTGGCCACCGGCTCGGGCGGCACCCTGGCCGCCGGGGACTACCTCAAAGCCCGCTTTCCGGCCCTGAAAATCGCGGCCTGCGAGGCCGGCCAGTGCCCCACCCTGCTCTTCAACGGCTTTGGCGAGCACCGCATCGAGGGCATCGGCGACAAGCACGTGCCCTGGGTGCACAACGTCAAGAACACGGACATGATCCTGGCCATCGACGACGAGGCCCCCATGCAGCTCATCCGCCTGGCCAACGAGGAAGCCGGACGCGAGTACCTGACCTCCCGGGGCGTGGCCCCGGCCCTGGTGGAACAGCTGGACCTGATCGGCATCTCCGGGTGGTCGAACATCATTTCCGCGGCCAAGTTCGCCAAATGGTTCGAGCTGGGACCGGACGACGTGGTGGCCACCGTGGCCACGGACTCCATGGAAATGTACGGCAGCCGCCTGGAAGAACTGACCGCCGAGCGCGGCCCCTTCAGCTCCACGGACGCCGCCGTGGCCTTCGAACGCTACCTTTTGGGCCAGGGTCTGGACAACCTCCTGGAACTGAACCACTGGGACCGCAAACGCGTCCACAATTTGAAATACTTCACCTGGGTCGAACAACAGGGTAAGACCTTTGAGGAAATCCAGGCCCAATGGTACGACGAGAACTACTGGACCAGCATCCCCCGCCAACTGCCGGAGATCGACCGGCTTATCGAGGCGTTCAATGAGCGGGTGGGGTTGTTGGCGGATATGGGGTAG
- a CDS encoding KilA-N domain-containing protein, with protein sequence MRKNTEITVLNATVRVQRIEREDFISLTDIAKHKNSDDPRFVIQNWMRTRSSIEFLGIWEVLNNPDFNRVEFDTVRNKSGSNAFVMTPSKWIELTGAIGILSKAGRYGGTYAHRDIAFEFASWVSVEFKLYLIKEFQRLKETEQAQLGWDIKRNLAKINYRIHTDAIKAYLIPPELTGQQVNLVYANEADVLNMALFGMTAKQWRDANPKEKGNIRDQANAAQLVCLANLENLNALFINEAVEQSERLRKLNRIAIEQMEILTTDRSIKRLEGGVINASSRSVD encoded by the coding sequence ATGCGTAAAAACACGGAGATAACGGTTCTAAATGCAACAGTGCGGGTGCAGCGGATTGAGAGGGAGGATTTTATTTCCCTCACCGATATCGCCAAACACAAGAACTCGGATGACCCCCGTTTCGTCATTCAGAACTGGATGCGAACGCGTTCATCCATCGAATTTCTGGGAATTTGGGAGGTCTTGAACAACCCTGATTTTAACCGTGTGGAATTCGACACGGTTAGAAATAAGTCGGGAAGCAACGCTTTTGTGATGACGCCGTCCAAGTGGATCGAGCTAACTGGCGCCATAGGCATTTTATCCAAAGCCGGCCGCTACGGTGGGACGTATGCTCATCGCGACATCGCCTTCGAGTTCGCCTCCTGGGTTTCCGTGGAGTTCAAGCTCTACCTGATCAAAGAGTTCCAACGGCTCAAGGAGACCGAGCAGGCGCAGTTGGGCTGGGACATCAAGCGCAATCTTGCCAAGATAAATTACCGCATCCACACCGATGCCATCAAGGCGTACCTCATCCCGCCGGAGCTGACCGGCCAACAGGTCAATCTGGTCTATGCCAACGAAGCTGACGTGCTGAACATGGCGCTTTTCGGCATGACGGCCAAGCAATGGCGGGACGCGAATCCCAAGGAAAAAGGCAATATCCGCGATCAGGCCAACGCGGCCCAACTGGTTTGTCTGGCCAACCTGGAAAATTTGAACGCTCTGTTCATCAATGAGGCCGTTGAACAATCCGAACGGCTGCGAAAGCTGAACCGCATCGCCATCGAACAAATGGAAATCCTGACCACCGACCGGAGCATCAAACGACTGGAAGGTGGAGTCATCAATGCGTCCTCAAGGTCTGTAGATTAA
- a CDS encoding helix-hairpin-helix domain-containing protein has product MHPAKVHRDRLHELTDLPNIGRAMAEDLRLLGVHRPEQLKGMDPLEMYKRLQAVTGKHQDPCVLDVFLSVTRFMNGEEPRCWWEYTQERKRMLESIR; this is encoded by the coding sequence TTGCACCCCGCCAAAGTCCACCGCGACCGTCTCCATGAACTGACGGACCTGCCGAACATCGGGCGGGCCATGGCCGAGGATCTTCGGCTTTTGGGCGTTCACCGGCCCGAACAGCTCAAAGGCATGGACCCGCTGGAAATGTATAAACGCCTCCAGGCCGTCACCGGCAAGCACCAGGATCCCTGCGTGCTCGACGTGTTTCTCTCCGTGACCCGGTTCATGAACGGCGAAGAGCCCCGGTGCTGGTGGGAATATACCCAGGAACGCAAACGGATGCTGGAATCTATTCGCTGA
- a CDS encoding amidohydrolase family protein has product MELLLTNARWLDPDTLTLHDACLRVTPGSDGDLEILDRRPQFSDNQQELDCAGKLVTRSFALGHHHLYSTFARGMPAPPRTPTNFPEILDLVWWRLDKRLDLPMIEASALATALLCAKRGVTFVVDHHASPFAVEGSLETIAKAFDAVGLGHLLCYEMSCRDGEAVKEAGLAETEAYLASGRIGQVGLHASFTVDDDLLARAVALAEKYRTGLHLHVAEDPADQNHCLEQHGKRVVQRLADAGALTSPCTLLAHCVHLDDTERELLRRSPVFVAQASESNLNNNVGLGRYDDLGPRVILGTDGMHVDMLRALKAAFIAGQSAESLDFREAYDRLRRTHELIRRVNAPGDGPNNLVILDYDTPTPMTPDNMLGHFLFGLEAVHVHTVIAQGRIVVENRRLVSHDEADILGYGREQAQRLWERLADS; this is encoded by the coding sequence ATGGAGCTGCTACTGACCAATGCCCGCTGGCTGGACCCGGACACCCTGACCCTGCATGACGCCTGCCTTCGGGTCACGCCGGGATCTGACGGCGACCTGGAAATCCTGGACCGCCGCCCGCAATTCTCTGACAACCAGCAAGAATTGGACTGCGCCGGGAAGCTGGTAACCCGCTCCTTTGCCCTGGGCCACCATCACCTGTACTCCACCTTTGCCCGGGGCATGCCCGCCCCGCCCCGCACGCCCACCAATTTTCCCGAGATTCTTGATCTGGTCTGGTGGCGACTGGACAAACGGCTGGATCTGCCCATGATCGAGGCCAGCGCCCTGGCCACGGCCCTGCTCTGCGCCAAGCGCGGGGTGACCTTTGTCGTGGATCACCACGCCTCCCCCTTTGCCGTGGAGGGCAGCCTGGAGACCATTGCCAAGGCCTTTGACGCCGTGGGGCTGGGGCATCTGCTGTGCTATGAAATGTCCTGCCGCGACGGCGAGGCGGTCAAGGAGGCCGGGCTGGCCGAGACCGAAGCCTACCTTGCATCGGGCCGGATCGGTCAGGTCGGGCTGCATGCCTCCTTTACCGTGGACGACGATCTGCTCGCCCGGGCCGTGGCCCTGGCCGAGAAATACCGGACCGGGCTGCACCTGCACGTGGCCGAGGATCCGGCGGACCAGAACCACTGTCTGGAGCAACACGGAAAACGGGTGGTCCAACGCCTGGCCGACGCCGGAGCCCTGACCTCGCCGTGCACTTTGCTGGCCCACTGCGTGCACCTGGACGACACTGAGCGGGAACTGCTGCGCCGCTCCCCGGTCTTCGTGGCCCAGGCCAGTGAATCCAATCTGAACAACAACGTCGGCCTGGGCCGCTACGACGACCTCGGCCCCCGGGTGATCCTGGGCACGGACGGAATGCACGTGGACATGCTCCGGGCCCTCAAGGCCGCCTTCATCGCCGGACAGAGCGCCGAAAGCCTGGACTTCCGCGAAGCCTACGACCGCCTGCGCCGCACCCACGAATTGATCCGCCGCGTCAACGCGCCGGGCGACGGCCCCAACAATCTGGTCATCCTGGACTACGACACGCCCACCCCCATGACCCCGGACAACATGCTCGGCCATTTCCTCTTCGGCCTGGAAGCCGTCCACGTGCATACGGTCATCGCCCAAGGCCGAATCGTGGTCGAAAACCGCCGTCTGGTCAGCCATGACGAAGCGGACATTCTGGGCTATGGCCGGGAACAGGCCCAAAGGTTGTGGGAACGATTGGCGGACAGTTGA